CTCCACAGGTAGTTTAAAATTTTTGCTGCCATTATCCGTTAAAGATTATTTTTTTCTTGATCGAATAATTAAGAACCGAAACAAGCAGGATGGCTGCGATCTTGCTGGTTATTTCCGGACTTAGGGTATAGATCATGAGATCAATATTATCCTTAAAGACATAACTGTAAAAAATCTGGAAAAAGCCAAGGCTTAATAAAGTAGAGATAAAGGATACCACCATGAAATAGGCGAATTCTTTTCTTTTGGAGTGCTTTCCTCTTTCAAAAACAAACCAGATACTCAGGAAATAATTGGTGATGATTCCGCAGCTGGTAGAAAAAATATTACTCAGCGGATAATGAACTCCGTAAAAATCGGTCTCACGCGGGAAGAGGTGCGGCAGGGAAACGCTCAGGAATTTAAAGCTCCCGATTTCAACAACAGCACTCAGCCCTCCTGCTATAATGAAGAACAGAATCTGTTTCTGGCGTAATAATAAATCTCTCATTCAGTTAGTATGGTGTGCAAATTTATAACTATATGTTAAACAGTGAAAAAAGATGTTAATTTTTTTTTTAGATTCAAAATAATTTCTAAATTTAATTTTCTGAACGAATAAAACTATACCTGATAATAAATTCATCGTCAACTGTTTGTACCGATGGTTTTTTCTATCTTGTAATGCATAAAAAAAATAAATCACCAGAATTTCACGGCTAAATCCTAATACTATTTGTATGAAACATCAAAACAAATACAGAAAATTCCAGCTCCAGCAGGAAAATATTGCAACGCTCGAAAGAGAAAACTCCCGTTTCAGGAGGGTATATTCAGAATACGAAAATATGTCTGATGAACTCTGGAGCCTTGAAAATTCTGATGATAAACCTGTTCCGGATGATTTTATCAATGCCATGATCCTGCAGACTTCCTATCTTGAAGAAGAAATTGAAGACTGGCTGGTACAATTCAACGAAAATAAAACTGATATAAAACATTGATGATTTTAAACAGCTTCCGGGCTGTTTGTAAAGGCTGTTTAAAGATTAATTCATAATTTAGCACCCTTAAACTAAAATCTAAATATGGTTGCTATTGTTGATGGTGGATCCACAAAATGTGATTGGGTAATTTTGGATGACTTTAACAAGGTCTTTTTAAAAACCGAAACCATTGGTTTTAATCCTAATAATATTGCAGCAGAACTGATCGTTCCCGAGATTGAAAAAAATATCAGTTTGGGATCGGTGAAGAATTCGATCAAAAAAGTTTTCTTCTACGGTTCCGGTTGCGGGATCCCGGAAAACTGTGCCATTATTGAGAGGGAACTTAAAAAATTCTTCATTTATGGAGAAGTAGAGGCTAAAGAAGACCTTACGGCTGCGGCGTATGCCGCTTACAGGGGAACGCCTGCTATTGTCTGTATCCTGGGAACGGGTTCCAATTCCTGTTTTTTTGACGGTGAACAGGTAACGATCAAGCTGCCTTCCCTCGGTTTCCTGGTAGGGGACGAAGGAAGCGGGAGCTCCATAGGAAAACAGCTGGTAAGAAGATTCTTTATGCGGAAGCTGCCGGAAGACCTTTCATTTCAATTTGAAGAAACGTATAAGCTGACCGTAGACGAGGCTTTAAAAAACATGTATCATACATCGCGCCCGAATGCATATCTGGCAGATTTCAATAAATTTGTGGTAGAAAGAAAAGACCATCCTTATTTCAAGAAAATGGTTTTTGACGAAATGCTGAATTTCTTCGATTACCAGGTGCTGCCGTATGAAGAATCACAAAATGCCGAAATTAATTTTATCGGTTCCATTGCTTATTATTATGAAGATATCCTGCGTTCTGCAGCAGCGGAACTCAATTTAAATGTGGGGCAGATTGTACAGAAACCAATCGAAAGTTTAGTCAGCTACCACATCCAATATATACTATAAATAAAAACATTCAATATGTCAAACAAAACCCAACGCGACGAAAAGAATTTTAATCAGACCGCGTTAGATTATCATAAAGCCGAGCCCAAAGGAAAAATTGAAGTAATCCCTTCAAAACCGCACTCTTCACAAAGGGATCTGTCACTGGCATACTCGCCGGGGGTTGCCGTGCCGTGTATGGAGATTCACAATAAGCCTGAAACCGTATATGATTATACAGGAAAAGGAAACCTGGTAGCGGTAATTTCCAACGGTACTGCCGTTCTAGGACTGGGAGATATCGGTGCGGAAGCTTCAAAACCGGTGATGGAAGGAAAAGGGCTGCTGTTCAAAATTTTTGCGGATATCAATGTTTTTGACATTGAGATCGATGAAAAGGACCCTGATAAGTTTATTGATATCGTAAAAGGGATCGCCCCGACTTTCGGAGGAATCAACCTTGAAGATATCAAAGCGCCTGAAGCATTTTATATCGAACAGCGCCTGAAAGAAGAACTGAACATTCCTTTGATGCACGACGACCAGCACGGAACGGCTATCATTTCTGCAGCGGCGCTGATTAACTCGCTGCAGATTGCAGACAAAAAGATCGAAGCGGTAAAAGTGGTGGTGAACGGAGCGGGAGCTGCAGCCATTGCCTGCACCAATTTATATATTTCCTTAGGCCTGAAAAGGGAAAATGTATTGATGTGCGACAGCAAAGGCGTAATCAATCACAAAAGGGAAAACCTTACCCCGGAAAAAATAGATTTTGTTGCCAATACGGATATTGACACGTTGGAAGATGCCGTAAAAGGTTCAGATGTTTTTATCGGATTATCCAAAGGAAATGTCATGACGCCAGAAATGCTGTTGAGCATGAATGAAAACCCGATTGTTTTTGCCCTGGCCAATCCTGATCCGGAAATTGCATATGATGTCGCTCTTGAAACCCGTAAGGATGTGATCATGGCAACCGGAAGAAGCGATTACCCTAACCAGGTCAACAATGTGTTGGGTTTCCCTTACATTTTCCGCGGCGCATTGGACGTCCAGGCAAAAGGGATCAATGAAGAAATGAAGCTGGCAGCTGTGAAGGCAATTGCGGATCTGGCCAAAGAGCCGGTCCCGGAAGCTGTAATTTTAGCATATAACGTCCAGAATTTACAGTTCGGAAGGGAATATTTTATTCCTAAACCGTTCGATAACCGTTTGATCACGAAAGTATCGAGTGCAGTGGCTAAAGCGGCTATTGACAGCGGTATTGCCGGAAAAACCATTACCGACTTCGATGAATATGAAAACAGTCTCCTGGACAGAATGGGAAGGGACGAGAAGCTGGTAAGAATGATGCAGAGCCGTGCAAAAGCCAATCCCAAAAGGATTACTTTAGGAAATGCGGAAGAATACAATGTATTGAAAGCGGCACAGATCCTTTATGAGGAAGGAATTGCCTATCCAAGCCTTTTAGGAAACAAAAAGTACATTCAGGAGCAGATGGAGCGTTTCGGGATCAGTCTTGATGTGCCTATTATCGATCCCAGTGATGACGACCAGAAAGAAAACCGCAAAAAATACAGGGAAACACTTTGGAAACTCCGCCAGCGGAAAGGGATGAATGAGTACAAAGCGAAAAGATTCGTCCGCCAGAGGGATTATTTCGGCCCCTTGATGTTAAGGCATGGTGATACGGACGGATTGATTGTGGGTTTCTCTAAAAATTATGTATCTGTTTTAAGGCCGGTTCTGGAAATTATTGAGAAAGACAAGGGTGTTGATAAAGTAGCTGCCATGATGATGATCCTGTCTGAAAAAAAACCGATTTTCTTTGCCGATACTTCAGTAAACCAGAATCCTACGGCGGAAGATCTGGTCAATATTGCTAAAATGGCGGAAATGACCGTGAAATCTTTTGCCATTGAGCCGAGAATTGCCATGCTGGGGTTTGAAAACTTTGCGGCCATCTCCGAAACATCCAAAAAAGTAGCAAAGGCGGTAAACATCCTTCACGAAAAGTATCCTAAAATGGTGGTTGACGGAGAAATCCAGCCGGATTTTGCTATGAATGCCGATCATTTAAGCGATTACCCTTTTTCAAAACTAGGAACAACACCGGCCAATACTTTTATCTTCCCGAACCTTGAAAGTGCCAACCTTTCTTATAAGATTATCAGAGGAATGAAAGTTGCCCAGGTGATCGGGCCGATCCTGATGGGGTTAAAGCAGCCGGTTCACGTGCTGCAGATGCGCTCAAGTGTTGATGAAATTGTGAATCTTGCGACGATTGCTGTTTTGGATGCCCAGAAGAGAGAGAAGAAATAGGAAATACAAAAATAAATAATAAACCCGGCAGAATTCGTAGAATTCTGCCGGGTTTATTATAAGCCTTATGCTTTCTTTTTAAAGTCTGCCAGCTTCAGTGCGTCTTTAATCATTTTACCGGAACGGAAAATAGTTTTTACACTTATAATACTTGATGAACTGACCTCTTCCGCAGTATCTTTTCCTTCACTGGAGCCACCTGCCTGTACCGTAAAATATTCGCCTACATATACTATTTTGCCATCGGCTACATCCTCCGCGATCTTAGAAAACGTACTTTACAGTACGGCGAGGATATCGGCTTTTGATACGGTAGAAACCGTAGAGGCGTATCTGGCAAGATCTTCAAGAGTGGTTTGTCCGTTACCTACAATATCAGCGTAAAACTTTGGCGGATCATTTGGCTTTGGGGGTTCTTTCTCGAAATAACATTAAATGTAATAGGCATGTTTTTTCCATTTTAAAAGTTAAACATGTTTTTTCTACAACTAAATTATAAAAAATTTCAATACCACAAATTGATCTTCAAAAAAATGACTATTGCTTTTGTATTTTAAAATAATCATGCGCATCAGTCAGGTAACTCATGCGCATGATTTTGGCAGTTTATGCGTATAACTTTGGGCAGTCACCCGCATAATTGCAGAAAACCAATTTAAGGATAATAAATAAGCTGCTATTTTTTTAATAAGCTTTCAATGAGCTTGTTTTGCGATTGGATCAGCTGGGTGATCTGCTCCTGCTGAAGCGTAATCTGCTGCTGATTCTTAATGACGCTTTCCAGCAGTTCCGGGGGCGCCATATTATTAATAGTCGGATAGTACTGTTGCTGCACCGAACTATTATCCTGGAAAGTAGAATTATTAATTATATTTTGGTCCTGCGTGTCTAATAAAGAATACAGGTCCAGGTTATAAATTTCAGAAATCCGCAGTAAATTTTCTGTCGTAGGTTTTGCCTGGTCGGTTTCCCAGAGATGGTATGCCGGCTGGGAAACCCTTAACCGGTCTGCGATCTCCGCCTGAGAAAGGTTTTTCGTATGTCTCAGATTCCTTAATTTTACCCCTAAGCTCATTTTATTTTTTTTCAAAAATACTAATCTTTTTAAGATTATAAGACTGCTTATGGATTTTATAAGTAAACTTATTAAAACGGAAAACAAAACTTTCTACTTTTGAAACATCCAAAATCACCTGATGGTGATTGAAGAAAAAAATTATATCTTTAACCCGAAAAACTTTTAACACATGAGAAAAAAAATGCTTCTCAGACTGTCCTTACTGACAGTCTTTCTGGCCTTACTTTGGTCCTGCCGTAACGAAGATTTCGCCTCCGGCGAAACAAAGCCCCAACGAAACAATGCCGACTTTTTCCGGCATGCCTCATCATCTGCCACTGCAAAATCCGGTGTAGACTACATCAGTATCCTGGAAGCTTACAACAGGGAATCGGATTTTTTGTCTTCCATGGCGGATCAGCAAGGGATGCCGGTATGGGATAAAATGCAGGTTGTAGATACCGACCATGCAACCGGGCTTATAATCCCGCTTTCGCATGACAACGAAACCATGAGCTCTGTACTCTTTGCCATCCTGGATGATAAAAATTCGGTAACTGGAATAAAAGATTATGACAATGCCCTGTTGGAAAGCATTGTTTATAATGAAGGTATAGACATAAAGCTGCGGGAAAAGATGTTCTATACTTTTATGTATATGGATAACAGGACCTTCGGGAACGAGCTTTTTACCAATATTCCTAAAGGTATGATGGATGACCTGAAATATGATAAGGAACACGGAAGGATATGGATAAAAGATTTTGAAGAGCCTAAACATGTACACAGTGAAACCTCAAAAATGTTATATATAGAAAGCTGCGGTTCTTCCTGGTCCTGTAAAAACCATGAAAGCTGGTCTAAGTGTGATCATTGTCCGGCATGTTATACCAGTTCCTGCAGCACTACGGTAATATGGATTCCTGATGAATCGTTTCCCGGATCTCCCGGCATGCCTGGTGGCGGAGGCGGAGGAGGCGGTGGCCCTTCAATACCTCCAAAAGATCCTTGTGGTTTAACTACGGTATTTTACAGATTATTTCCGGGATGCGGCGGCGGCAATACAGGTTTGCCAGAGCTAGATGATCCCTGCGAGAAAACAAAAAACATGCTTGAAAAACCAAAGATGCTTCAAGCGGTTGCTGCCGTTACGGAACAGGCAAAGAAAGCTGCTTCGGATGCCAGTGAAGGGGAAATCGGCAGAATAGAGAAAAACGGTGAATTTTATCCGGCTGATGTTTCCGAGGACCATCATGTAACCTTTAATAACATTACCGGTTCTACAGGGATTTATCACAATCATACATTCAGCGGAGCTAAAATACATTCTCCGCCGGATATAAATTTTGTGTTAAGTTTGGCACAGGGCCAGACAAACGCTTCGAATTATGGGGATGTGTATGTAGGGATGATCGGTGCTGCAAAATGCTATCCGGTTACAGCCGGATGTAACCGGATGTTTCATTATCTCATCCGTTTCAGCGGAACAGCATCAGATTTGACAAAGATTTACACAGAAGATGAAATTAAAAAATTAAATAAGGATTATAAAGATCGTGAATCTGAACTTAGAGAAACATTACCTTATGTCGATTTTCTTGGAGACATAACACTGAACAAAAAAGGTTATGAAAAACTGTTTTTTGAAACTTTAGATAAAATGGGATTGTCTGATAAGGTCATTTTGCAGAGAATAGACGATGACGGAACGATAAATAATATTAATTTAGATGCTAACGGAATTCCTGAAGCTATACCTTGTCCATAACTTTAAAAATAAACAAATGAAAAATACATTATTAAAAACATTCTTTTTAACCGTTTTAATTAATGCTTTTATATCCTGTAAAGGACAACTTCCATTAAATACATTTATGGAAGATATTCCTCAAAACGCACATGTTAAAGATTTAAGCAACGAGTTAAATCCTTATATTGGAATATATAAGGCAAATTATCAAGGAAAAGAAATTAATTTATATATAACTAAAGTTAATGATAGATTAGAACAACGTTCAAATAAGAATTTTTATAGAGATGCTTTGGTCATAAAATATATAGTAAAAACTGTATCTGGTGTAATATTACAAGATACACAAAATAATAACATTCCAAATATCGAGTTATATAGTACCAGAATTAGATCTTATGATAGTTCTGTGATATTTTATTACAGTGGCACTAATTGTGGTGTCGGATGGGGAACTGTTTTATTGAAGAAAATAAATAATACACAAATTTCCTTTTTATACCAACCCGATGATATGATTATAACACCTGAAAGATGTCCTGGGAATCCAGATCTGACAATTTATCTTCCGGAGACAGAAAATCCGCTAATCTTTACTAAGCAGTAATGAGAATCCGATGTCGCAAATTTGCAATCCGTGACATCATCTTAAAAATAGCAGCATGAATTGCAATTCTGCGCTGTCATAATGCCCAGAAGAGAGAGAAAAAAGGATAAATCCAATTTAATTTTGCAATATCCCGTTACCATACACTTAACATACAATAACAGAACAAAGGCTTCAATTTTTTGGAGTCTTTTGTTTTTGTATCCGATCTTTAAAATCATCATTAAAAAATAAGTTAAAAACCATTCGTGTATTAAATGAAAACATTACTTAGTTTAATTTGCTATATTTGGGAGTTTTAAAAATTAATAATGATATTTTCACTACAAGGCACTGTTCAGGAACTTACACCTACCTACGCAGTGATCAACGTACAGGGAGTTGGTTACTATGTCGGTATCAGTTTGATGACCTCACAAACACTGGCCCTCAACCGCGAAACCTTTCTTTTTATTCAGCAGATCATCAGGGAAGACGCCCATTTATTATTCGGATTTAATACCCGCTCGGAAAAGGAAATGTTTAATCTTTTAATAAGTGTTAACGGAGTAGGAGCTGTTTCTGCCCTTATTTTACTCTCTACCTTAAGCCTTGATGAGATTGCTTCGGCTATACTTTCCAAAAACAGTGCGCTGATCCAGAAAGCCAAAGGGCTTGGGGTAAAAACGGCTGAAAGAATTATTGTCGACCTGAAAGATAAAGTGCAGAAATTCAGCAATCCGGAGGAAAATATTTCTACCTATGCAAATAATAAAATCAAGGAAGAATCGTTATCTGCATTAGAAGTTTTGGGGATTCCGAAACGCATGAGCGAGAAGCTGGCAGACAGGATTATAAAGCAGAATCCCGATATTACAATAGAAGAGTTGGTAAAACAGATTTTAAAAAACATTTAACATTTGGTGGCAAATAGCAAGTATCTCAACATATTTTTTTTCCTGTCGTTCTTATGCATGTCAGTGATGACTTTTGCACAGCAGAGACCGCCGGTACGTGACACAGCGATCATAAAAAAAGACTATCAGCTGGCTGATCCTACACAGTACGAGGCCTACTATGATATAACAACAGGGATGTATTTCGTATATCCTAAAGTAGGAAATACAATAACCGGGCCACCCACTGCCATGTCTCCTGAAGATTATAAGGAATTTATGATGGCGGAACAGACCCGTGCCTATTATAAAGAAAAATCAGACCGGTACAGCCTGATGTTCAGGAAAGACAAGACTGATGCCGCAAGAAAAGGGCTGATCCCTTCCTTACAGATCAACAACAGGCTTTTTGAAACCATTTTCGGGAGCAATAAAATTGAAATTATTCCTTCAGGATACGCTTCTTTCGACTTTGGCGG
The sequence above is a segment of the Chryseobacterium sp. JJR-5R genome. Coding sequences within it:
- a CDS encoding GtrA family protein gives rise to the protein MRDLLLRQKQILFFIIAGGLSAVVEIGSFKFLSVSLPHLFPRETDFYGVHYPLSNIFSTSCGIITNYFLSIWFVFERGKHSKRKEFAYFMVVSFISTLLSLGFFQIFYSYVFKDNIDLMIYTLSPEITSKIAAILLVSVLNYSIKKKIIFNG
- a CDS encoding ATPase produces the protein MVAIVDGGSTKCDWVILDDFNKVFLKTETIGFNPNNIAAELIVPEIEKNISLGSVKNSIKKVFFYGSGCGIPENCAIIERELKKFFIYGEVEAKEDLTAAAYAAYRGTPAIVCILGTGSNSCFFDGEQVTIKLPSLGFLVGDEGSGSSIGKQLVRRFFMRKLPEDLSFQFEETYKLTVDEALKNMYHTSRPNAYLADFNKFVVERKDHPYFKKMVFDEMLNFFDYQVLPYEESQNAEINFIGSIAYYYEDILRSAAAELNLNVGQIVQKPIESLVSYHIQYIL
- a CDS encoding NADP-dependent malic enzyme, which translates into the protein MSNKTQRDEKNFNQTALDYHKAEPKGKIEVIPSKPHSSQRDLSLAYSPGVAVPCMEIHNKPETVYDYTGKGNLVAVISNGTAVLGLGDIGAEASKPVMEGKGLLFKIFADINVFDIEIDEKDPDKFIDIVKGIAPTFGGINLEDIKAPEAFYIEQRLKEELNIPLMHDDQHGTAIISAAALINSLQIADKKIEAVKVVVNGAGAAAIACTNLYISLGLKRENVLMCDSKGVINHKRENLTPEKIDFVANTDIDTLEDAVKGSDVFIGLSKGNVMTPEMLLSMNENPIVFALANPDPEIAYDVALETRKDVIMATGRSDYPNQVNNVLGFPYIFRGALDVQAKGINEEMKLAAVKAIADLAKEPVPEAVILAYNVQNLQFGREYFIPKPFDNRLITKVSSAVAKAAIDSGIAGKTITDFDEYENSLLDRMGRDEKLVRMMQSRAKANPKRITLGNAEEYNVLKAAQILYEEGIAYPSLLGNKKYIQEQMERFGISLDVPIIDPSDDDQKENRKKYRETLWKLRQRKGMNEYKAKRFVRQRDYFGPLMLRHGDTDGLIVGFSKNYVSVLRPVLEIIEKDKGVDKVAAMMMILSEKKPIFFADTSVNQNPTAEDLVNIAKMAEMTVKSFAIEPRIAMLGFENFAAISETSKKVAKAVNILHEKYPKMVVDGEIQPDFAMNADHLSDYPFSKLGTTPANTFIFPNLESANLSYKIIRGMKVAQVIGPILMGLKQPVHVLQMRSSVDEIVNLATIAVLDAQKREKK
- the ruvA gene encoding Holliday junction branch migration protein RuvA, giving the protein MIFSLQGTVQELTPTYAVINVQGVGYYVGISLMTSQTLALNRETFLFIQQIIREDAHLLFGFNTRSEKEMFNLLISVNGVGAVSALILLSTLSLDEIASAILSKNSALIQKAKGLGVKTAERIIVDLKDKVQKFSNPEENISTYANNKIKEESLSALEVLGIPKRMSEKLADRIIKQNPDITIEELVKQILKNI
- a CDS encoding DUF6705 family protein → MKNTLLKTFFLTVLINAFISCKGQLPLNTFMEDIPQNAHVKDLSNELNPYIGIYKANYQGKEINLYITKVNDRLEQRSNKNFYRDALVIKYIVKTVSGVILQDTQNNNIPNIELYSTRIRSYDSSVIFYYSGTNCGVGWGTVLLKKINNTQISFLYQPDDMIITPERCPGNPDLTIYLPETENPLIFTKQ
- a CDS encoding helix-turn-helix domain-containing protein, producing MKKNKMSLGVKLRNLRHTKNLSQAEIADRLRVSQPAYHLWETDQAKPTTENLLRISEIYNLDLYSLLDTQDQNIINNSTFQDNSSVQQQYYPTINNMAPPELLESVIKNQQQITLQQEQITQLIQSQNKLIESLLKK